One region of Ardenticatena maritima genomic DNA includes:
- a CDS encoding class I SAM-dependent methyltransferase, with product MGYASDGAPVGTPAGRDYHSFSACTGAVNMQAHNHLSPQSAFDALAPCYDALFSSAHNALMAWLRRENLALMQRLFPPGGRLLEIGCGTGEEAVALARLGYTVWATDVAPGMVEQAAKRAAAMGVRDRVHTLVVPARDVGTLGVSSFFDGAFTSFGALNCEPDVQAWVQAMFTLLRPHAPLMCSVMNRWAVWEMAWYALHGEPRQAVRRLGGGWRQARMPTAEGHALVSVRYFSEREMRRVLAPAFTVETVAAWPLLLPPPYLDALFRRWRALFARLEWLERRVRSLPFCRALGDHVLVIARRRA from the coding sequence GTGGGCTATGCGTCTGATGGTGCGCCTGTTGGCACACCTGCCGGGCGCGACTACCATTCGTTTTCAGCCTGCACCGGGGCGGTGAACATGCAGGCGCACAACCACCTTTCGCCACAATCAGCGTTTGATGCGCTTGCGCCTTGCTACGATGCGCTCTTTTCATCGGCGCACAATGCGTTGATGGCATGGTTGCGTCGTGAAAATCTGGCGCTGATGCAGAGGCTGTTCCCCCCAGGGGGGCGCTTGCTCGAAATTGGGTGCGGCACGGGGGAAGAAGCCGTCGCGTTGGCGCGGCTGGGGTACACGGTTTGGGCGACCGATGTCGCGCCGGGCATGGTGGAACAGGCGGCGAAACGGGCGGCTGCCATGGGCGTTCGCGACCGCGTGCACACCCTGGTTGTGCCCGCGCGCGATGTCGGTACGCTGGGCGTTTCTTCGTTTTTTGATGGCGCGTTCACCAGTTTTGGGGCGCTCAATTGCGAGCCCGATGTGCAGGCGTGGGTGCAGGCGATGTTCACGCTTTTGCGCCCTCATGCACCGCTCATGTGCTCTGTGATGAACCGCTGGGCGGTGTGGGAAATGGCCTGGTACGCGCTGCATGGAGAGCCGCGTCAGGCGGTGCGCCGCTTGGGTGGTGGGTGGCGTCAGGCGAGAATGCCTACCGCCGAGGGGCACGCCCTGGTATCGGTGCGCTACTTCTCCGAGCGTGAAATGCGCCGCGTGCTTGCGCCCGCCTTCACCGTTGAAACAGTGGCGGCGTGGCCGTTGCTTCTGCCGCCCCCCTATCTCGATGCGCTCTTTCGGCGATGGCGTGCTTTGTTTGCGCGTCTGGAATGGCTGGAACGGCGTGTGCGTTCCCTGCCATTCTGCCGTGCGCTTGGCGACCATGTACTGGTGATTGCGCGGAGACGTGCCTGA
- a CDS encoding B12-binding domain-containing radical SAM protein, protein MRPDITLVHPLFISKDPMEQRLMTPYFPLGLMYLAAVLRQHGYTVEMFDCTFREDYTEFDAYMQRVKPRVVGITSLITVRRHALILGEIAKRHGATVIYGGPDPTGVPERYLTYRSGGEFVADLVVFDEGELTLLDVMNTLYRRGNPAEDWRDIPGLRLRDDEGRVVATAPRPLIADLDTLPFPARDLVDMDAYRRAWKAAHGYWSLSLINTRGCPYACAWCQKAVFGRTYRSRSPENSAEEMRLIKETYAPDMLRIVDDITGVRRTWVPQWRDAILARDARIPFECLTRVNLATEEMLTALKEAGCVKIYFGAESGSQKVLDAMQKGARVEQIERAAALCKRIGIRTYFFMMVGYPGEEWEDLLASVRLLRKTLPDEFSTTIAYPLPGTKFYEQVRDRLLFQTDEWHLDWEYTAQNRLLFQRDRYNTRFYRWVVRWFHKEWEDAWLSAGKRVDWRERLKIKVGVWAMRLMVRLLAHLPGATTIRFQPAPGR, encoded by the coding sequence ATGCGACCAGACATTACATTGGTTCATCCACTCTTCATCAGCAAAGACCCCATGGAACAGCGTTTGATGACGCCTTATTTCCCCTTGGGGTTGATGTATCTGGCGGCGGTCTTGCGTCAGCACGGCTATACCGTGGAGATGTTCGATTGCACATTCCGTGAGGATTACACCGAATTTGACGCCTACATGCAGCGCGTCAAACCCCGTGTTGTCGGCATTACGTCGCTTATCACCGTGCGCCGCCATGCGCTCATCCTGGGCGAGATTGCCAAGCGGCACGGCGCAACCGTCATCTACGGTGGTCCCGACCCCACGGGCGTGCCCGAACGTTACCTGACCTATCGCAGTGGCGGCGAGTTTGTCGCCGACTTGGTCGTATTCGACGAGGGGGAATTGACGCTGCTTGATGTGATGAACACGCTCTATCGGCGCGGCAATCCCGCTGAGGATTGGCGCGACATACCGGGGTTGCGTTTGCGTGATGATGAAGGGCGTGTGGTCGCGACCGCCCCGCGCCCACTTATCGCCGATTTGGATACGCTCCCCTTCCCCGCCCGTGATCTCGTGGACATGGACGCCTACCGTCGCGCATGGAAAGCAGCGCATGGCTACTGGTCGCTGAGCCTTATCAACACGCGCGGTTGCCCATATGCGTGCGCCTGGTGTCAGAAAGCCGTCTTTGGGCGCACCTACCGTTCGCGTTCGCCCGAAAATTCGGCTGAGGAGATGCGGCTCATCAAAGAGACGTATGCCCCCGATATGCTCCGTATCGTGGATGACATTACCGGCGTCAGGCGGACGTGGGTGCCACAGTGGCGCGATGCCATTCTGGCGCGCGACGCCCGTATTCCCTTCGAGTGCTTGACGCGCGTCAACCTGGCGACCGAAGAGATGCTCACAGCGCTCAAAGAGGCGGGATGCGTGAAAATCTACTTCGGCGCGGAATCCGGTTCGCAAAAGGTGCTTGACGCGATGCAGAAAGGGGCGCGTGTCGAACAAATTGAGCGGGCGGCGGCGCTCTGCAAACGCATTGGCATTCGCACGTACTTTTTCATGATGGTAGGCTATCCCGGCGAAGAATGGGAAGATTTGCTCGCCTCGGTGCGTTTGTTGCGCAAAACATTGCCCGATGAATTCAGCACAACCATTGCTTACCCCTTGCCGGGCACCAAATTTTACGAACAGGTGCGCGACCGTCTGCTTTTCCAGACCGACGAGTGGCACCTTGATTGGGAATACACCGCCCAAAACCGCTTGCTCTTTCAGCGCGACCGATACAACACGCGCTTTTACCGCTGGGTGGTGCGCTGGTTTCACAAGGAATGGGAAGATGCGTGGCTGTCAGCCGGTAAGCGCGTGGATTGGCGCGAACGGCTCAAAATCAAGGTGGGGGTGTGGGCTATGCGTCTGATGGTGCGCCTGTTGGCACACCTGCCGGGCGCGACTACCATTCGTTTTCAGCCTGCACCGGGGCGGTGA
- a CDS encoding FG-GAP-like repeat-containing protein: protein MGWRIRWRVDGFVSAAPVVADVNGDGLPELVVAADALYAWRWDGALLPGFPVWGRNAFASCPAVADVDGDGLPEIVVGCDDNALYAVRATGESVPGWPFWTQGDVYSSPLVADVNGDGAPEIIVGSDDGAVYVVGRDGRPIAGWPQHTQGFVAASPVAADVDGDGRPEIVAASWDGGVYVWCGDGRMLPGWPRFTAHFVWASPVVADVNGDGLPEIIAASDALYVWRGDGTLLDGWPCPLQGYAVAQPLVADVDGDGRLEIVQVGDAVYAWHADGRMLSGFPVPLPAFVWGRPVLLPTPGSVRLVMGAWNGAVYALDVARPRLRLLAQLGAPLFAPLAFVRETQIVAATWAGDVWLGDGTLQGDSAPPTGAVPWVVRTLSPTMLNLPDVPENTPLFVHLAIPRARRAVLWYHADHEDVWHPVPLVKHGDALMGLVQPFPAGRSVRLFAQLWPDEGDTPPIPGRLWNGEPPAVGKRFPPAPQVWTYRTRPVWRARVRRRSRRLWRRFIKWMGR from the coding sequence ATGGGGTGGCGTATACGCTGGCGTGTGGATGGGTTTGTGAGCGCCGCTCCTGTTGTCGCCGATGTCAATGGCGATGGTTTGCCCGAACTGGTGGTCGCCGCGGATGCGCTCTATGCCTGGCGTTGGGATGGGGCGCTGCTGCCCGGTTTCCCCGTTTGGGGACGCAATGCGTTCGCCTCATGCCCGGCGGTCGCCGATGTGGATGGCGACGGCCTGCCGGAGATTGTGGTGGGATGCGACGACAATGCGCTCTATGCTGTTCGCGCCACGGGGGAAAGTGTGCCCGGTTGGCCCTTCTGGACGCAAGGCGATGTGTACAGTTCGCCCCTGGTGGCGGATGTGAATGGCGACGGCGCGCCTGAAATCATCGTGGGGTCGGATGATGGGGCGGTCTACGTCGTGGGGCGTGATGGACGCCCAATCGCGGGGTGGCCGCAACACACGCAGGGCTTCGTCGCGGCTTCGCCTGTGGCGGCTGATGTGGATGGTGACGGCCGCCCTGAAATTGTGGCGGCTTCGTGGGATGGCGGTGTGTACGTCTGGTGCGGCGATGGACGCATGTTGCCCGGTTGGCCCCGTTTCACGGCGCATTTTGTTTGGGCGTCCCCGGTGGTGGCTGATGTCAATGGCGATGGGCTACCTGAAATCATCGCCGCTTCCGATGCGCTTTACGTCTGGCGTGGCGATGGCACGTTGCTGGACGGGTGGCCGTGCCCCTTGCAGGGCTATGCTGTGGCGCAACCGCTGGTAGCCGATGTGGACGGCGACGGTCGGCTTGAGATTGTGCAGGTGGGCGATGCCGTGTACGCCTGGCATGCCGATGGGCGCATGCTTTCAGGGTTTCCGGTGCCGTTGCCCGCTTTTGTCTGGGGGCGTCCTGTGCTGTTGCCCACGCCGGGGAGTGTGCGCCTGGTCATGGGGGCTTGGAATGGCGCGGTGTATGCGCTGGATGTGGCGCGCCCCCGTTTACGTCTGTTGGCGCAACTCGGCGCGCCGCTGTTTGCGCCCTTGGCGTTTGTGCGAGAGACCCAAATCGTGGCGGCGACGTGGGCGGGCGATGTCTGGCTGGGGGACGGCACGCTTCAGGGCGACAGTGCCCCGCCAACAGGCGCAGTGCCCTGGGTGGTGCGCACGCTTTCCCCCACGATGCTGAACCTGCCCGACGTGCCTGAAAACACCCCTCTGTTTGTGCATTTGGCGATACCGAGGGCGCGCCGTGCCGTGTTGTGGTATCACGCTGACCATGAGGATGTGTGGCACCCTGTACCGCTGGTCAAGCATGGCGATGCCTTGATGGGGCTGGTGCAACCGTTTCCTGCGGGGCGCTCTGTGCGCCTGTTCGCGCAACTCTGGCCTGATGAGGGCGACACCCCACCGATACCGGGGCGCTTGTGGAATGGCGAGCCGCCGGCGGTGGGGAAGCGTTTTCCGCCCGCGCCGCAGGTCTGGACGTATCGCACCCGCCCCGTCTGGCGTGCTCGTGTGCGCCGACGAAGCCGACGCCTGTGGCGGCGTTTCATCAAATGGATGGGGCGATGA
- a CDS encoding glycosyltransferase family 4 protein, whose amino-acid sequence MRIGFDITSLCDRPTGVGVYTAHVLAHVATLLDEPVVALAHRDVQWPAGVARPPVQVLRAPFAMNKTAWMQFCLPWQLARAGVRVCHFTNNVAPLACPVPMIVTVHDASLWLFPEYHYPRRLFAMRPLIPAVARRARVVVTVSHQARRDLIRVLGLPPEKVLVVYEAPLPFFRPLPREAVAHVRARYRLPERFVLYVGTLEPRKNLARLVRAVARLNQEGHTCGLVLVGPRGWKDEGIFEAVLEARRTTDVRVLGYIPMEDVRALYNLATVFAFPSLYEGFGLPVLEAMACGAPVVTSRGGALEEVAGDAALLVDPTDEEALAGALAAVLEDEATAQALRAAGLTHAATFDWRRSAQQMVQVYQMALDA is encoded by the coding sequence ATGCGCATAGGATTTGACATAACGTCATTGTGTGATCGCCCCACGGGCGTAGGGGTGTACACAGCGCACGTTCTGGCGCATGTGGCGACGTTGCTGGATGAGCCTGTGGTCGCGCTGGCGCACCGTGATGTGCAATGGCCGGCGGGTGTGGCGCGTCCGCCGGTGCAGGTTTTGCGTGCGCCATTCGCCATGAACAAAACCGCGTGGATGCAGTTCTGCTTGCCCTGGCAACTTGCTCGTGCAGGGGTGCGTGTTTGCCATTTCACCAACAACGTTGCGCCTCTGGCGTGCCCCGTTCCCATGATTGTGACCGTGCACGATGCCAGCCTCTGGCTTTTCCCCGAATACCACTATCCACGTCGCCTTTTCGCCATGCGTCCACTCATTCCGGCGGTCGCACGGCGTGCGCGCGTGGTGGTGACGGTCTCGCACCAGGCGCGCCGCGACCTGATACGTGTGCTAGGGCTTCCACCTGAAAAAGTGCTGGTCGTGTACGAAGCCCCTTTGCCTTTCTTTCGCCCGTTGCCTCGTGAGGCGGTGGCGCACGTGCGTGCACGCTACCGTTTGCCTGAGCGGTTCGTGCTCTATGTGGGAACGCTTGAACCGCGCAAAAACCTGGCGCGATTGGTACGGGCGGTGGCGCGGCTCAATCAAGAAGGGCATACGTGTGGGCTCGTGTTGGTTGGACCGCGTGGGTGGAAAGACGAGGGCATTTTCGAGGCTGTACTGGAAGCGCGGCGCACGACCGATGTGCGCGTGCTGGGGTACATTCCAATGGAAGATGTGCGCGCGCTGTACAACCTGGCGACGGTGTTTGCCTTCCCTTCTTTGTATGAAGGGTTTGGCTTGCCCGTGTTGGAAGCCATGGCATGCGGGGCGCCGGTCGTCACGTCGCGCGGGGGGGCGCTGGAAGAGGTGGCGGGGGATGCGGCGCTGCTGGTTGACCCTACGGATGAAGAAGCGTTGGCGGGCGCGCTTGCCGCTGTGTTAGAAGATGAAGCCACAGCGCAAGCGCTTCGTGCTGCCGGGCTGACCCATGCCGCCACATTCGACTGGCGGCGCAGTGCGCAACAGATGGTGCAAGTCTATCAGATGGCGCTGGACGCCTAG
- a CDS encoding O-antigen ligase family protein codes for MDGAMNVKRWATRLDTLAFGLLLVLALLFPFEFVKAPWRPFPWVAITNVEILVALALAGWGAAVLVRRRVAFPHPLGWHVVGWLCVVVLAALLAPAERVSALKFALRTMQAAMVGAAAYDLLHTPKRRYWLFGALATAGGVVALLGFAEAAQWGAVQAWLLNFKHAPTRIGEVVRVSSTLVYATVASMVLELTACAALGMVFVGSRRWWRMGWGVAFLLMLVVQLLTLTRAGTLSMVAALAWCWWWGWRWRWARARLAAVGGVAWLGGVFLLLVWLNPILGLRLKGESDRVWYQAHYAAPPQATAEAGTLVHIPVRVWNKGVRAWHPQGEFAFALSYHLEDEDGAMLTYDGIRSPLPRLVAPGEQVVVQAQVLAPPEAGRYRIEWDMVQEAVTWFSWKGAPTATTWLTVKPTPVSPDALPPQPPPSSAPDDVRLVVPAPGRLTLWRVAWRMVRAHPVLGVGPDNFRLVYGAYAGVAWWDVGIHANNFYIEWLADTGVVGFVVLVLMLTALGRHVWRGLVAATTDERGLLLAGSAALVAWCGHGVLDSFHEFWPTLIPVWLIVGATVRLADTCGAQAVQDAHRI; via the coding sequence ATGGATGGGGCGATGAACGTGAAACGGTGGGCAACGCGGCTTGATACGCTCGCTTTTGGCCTGTTGCTGGTGCTGGCGCTGTTGTTCCCTTTCGAGTTTGTCAAAGCGCCCTGGCGACCATTCCCCTGGGTGGCGATAACCAATGTCGAAATTCTGGTCGCGTTGGCGCTGGCGGGGTGGGGCGCGGCGGTGTTGGTGCGCCGTCGTGTGGCGTTTCCGCACCCCCTTGGGTGGCATGTGGTGGGGTGGTTGTGTGTGGTGGTGTTGGCGGCATTGCTCGCTCCGGCTGAGCGCGTCTCGGCGTTGAAGTTTGCCCTGCGCACAATGCAGGCGGCGATGGTGGGAGCGGCGGCGTATGACTTGTTGCACACGCCCAAGCGTCGGTATTGGCTGTTCGGGGCGCTGGCAACAGCGGGGGGCGTGGTGGCGCTTTTGGGGTTTGCCGAAGCCGCTCAGTGGGGGGCGGTGCAAGCGTGGTTGCTCAATTTCAAGCATGCGCCCACACGCATTGGCGAGGTTGTGCGCGTCAGTTCCACCCTAGTGTATGCCACGGTCGCCTCTATGGTGCTGGAATTGACCGCTTGCGCGGCGCTGGGCATGGTGTTCGTGGGGTCTCGGCGTTGGTGGCGGATGGGGTGGGGCGTGGCGTTTCTGCTCATGCTGGTTGTGCAACTGCTCACGCTGACACGCGCAGGCACTTTGTCGATGGTGGCGGCGTTGGCGTGGTGCTGGTGGTGGGGCTGGCGCTGGCGCTGGGCTAGGGCGCGGCTTGCCGCAGTGGGGGGTGTGGCGTGGTTGGGTGGCGTGTTTCTGTTGCTGGTCTGGCTCAATCCCATTTTGGGGTTGCGCTTGAAAGGTGAATCTGACCGTGTGTGGTATCAGGCGCACTACGCAGCACCGCCGCAGGCAACAGCCGAGGCTGGCACGCTGGTGCATATCCCCGTGCGTGTCTGGAACAAAGGCGTGCGGGCGTGGCACCCGCAGGGGGAATTTGCGTTCGCGCTTTCGTACCACCTGGAAGATGAAGATGGGGCAATGCTGACATACGACGGCATACGTTCGCCCCTGCCGCGTCTGGTTGCGCCGGGGGAGCAGGTTGTGGTACAGGCGCAGGTGCTCGCACCGCCTGAAGCAGGGCGCTACCGTATCGAGTGGGATATGGTGCAGGAAGCCGTGACGTGGTTCAGTTGGAAAGGGGCGCCCACAGCCACAACATGGCTCACTGTGAAGCCCACCCCCGTATCGCCGGATGCGTTGCCGCCCCAGCCACCCCCTTCGTCTGCACCGGATGATGTTCGCCTGGTAGTGCCCGCCCCTGGTCGCTTGACGCTCTGGCGTGTTGCGTGGCGTATGGTGCGGGCGCACCCCGTGTTGGGCGTTGGTCCCGATAATTTCCGCCTGGTGTACGGCGCGTATGCCGGCGTGGCGTGGTGGGATGTGGGCATTCACGCCAACAACTTTTACATTGAGTGGCTGGCGGATACAGGCGTGGTCGGGTTTGTGGTGTTGGTGCTGATGCTGACGGCGCTGGGAAGGCATGTGTGGCGGGGCTTGGTCGCTGCAACCACGGATGAGCGCGGCTTGCTTCTGGCGGGAAGCGCCGCGCTGGTCGCCTGGTGTGGGCATGGCGTGTTGGATTCATTCCATGAATTTTGGCCGACGCTGATTCCTGTCTGGCTAATCGTGGGGGCAACAGTGCGGTTGGCGGATACGTGTGGTGCTCAGGCGGTGCAGGATGCGCATAGGATTTGA
- a CDS encoding HD domain-containing phosphohydrolase — protein MLLWLFWRWWRPRRIRQQQQVAYLQALRVIAPLALQYKQRMPYLRAVAETLTSVPGVRAVIIQTADGVLVANNLSYASATRLMASPHVHVNNFRVDTTLLDAEWQQIFTKMSLSFVAFLRLEAEGGVLALLCSAPMTFDSQTRLFFESVRDEIVSGLKHIRLLETLHTRLDYDKRLRVLSNQLNRTLSEEQVVRMIGGGALNLIAADGVAVYVRLPNNRAYCAWAYNVSPRYIQQVLRQLNQMPGNQLVKGTAPILIPDVQALPETSPLRHVALENGIGAVGLWPLVYEGATIAALGTYFREPHVWTPEEQDALMAYARQAAIALENARHVHELRQRVRELTNIATASELLRVSTEVDAIAQVVCYQVHALTDMDFVFFVDPPQDNHVLHIRHVAGALPSWLRDITLPLQAAHLSEMVAQLQEPNVFRNPHKHPLLKDFVPPRVGYLVVVPLRDTQGELVGVLVAGQLRRLDNRYPQFSEIHYHMLTALAEMAGAALERARMFGDLEQAYFETVLALVKAIESRDHYTASHSEFIAHLAEATARQMGLREEEVRQVYWAALLHDVGKIAVPDHILRKPTALTDEEWRIMQKHPEWGARIVEHIPHLQPIAAIIRAHHERFDGRGYPLGLRDEQIPLAARIIAVADAFSAMVEDRVYRKSRPLDEALAELRRCVGTHFDPQVVDVFERVVREWYTAEKRQKRRLA, from the coding sequence GTGCTGCTGTGGCTGTTCTGGCGTTGGTGGCGACCTCGCCGTATACGCCAGCAACAGCAAGTGGCATATTTGCAAGCGTTGCGGGTGATTGCCCCCCTCGCTTTGCAATACAAACAGCGTATGCCCTATTTGCGCGCCGTCGCCGAGACGTTGACAAGCGTTCCGGGTGTTCGGGCTGTCATCATTCAAACCGCCGACGGTGTGCTTGTTGCCAATAACCTTTCCTACGCAAGCGCCACCCGCCTGATGGCGTCTCCTCATGTTCACGTCAACAACTTCCGTGTTGATACCACCCTTCTTGACGCCGAATGGCAGCAGATTTTTACCAAGATGTCGCTTTCATTTGTTGCCTTTCTTCGGCTGGAAGCCGAAGGCGGCGTGCTGGCTTTGTTATGCAGCGCCCCCATGACGTTCGATAGCCAGACGCGCTTGTTTTTCGAGTCAGTACGCGATGAAATTGTTTCGGGCTTGAAACATATCCGCTTGCTGGAAACACTGCACACCCGTTTGGATTATGATAAGCGCCTGCGCGTGCTCAGCAATCAACTCAACCGCACGCTTTCCGAAGAACAGGTTGTGCGCATGATTGGCGGCGGTGCTCTCAATCTGATTGCAGCCGATGGGGTAGCAGTCTATGTGCGCTTGCCTAACAATCGCGCGTATTGCGCTTGGGCGTATAACGTCTCTCCCCGGTACATCCAACAGGTGTTGCGGCAACTCAACCAGATGCCCGGCAACCAGTTGGTGAAAGGGACTGCGCCTATTCTCATTCCCGACGTGCAGGCGTTGCCGGAGACGTCGCCGTTGCGGCATGTTGCGCTGGAAAATGGGATTGGGGCTGTCGGATTGTGGCCGCTTGTGTACGAAGGGGCGACGATTGCGGCGTTAGGAACTTACTTTCGCGAGCCGCATGTCTGGACGCCGGAAGAGCAGGATGCGTTGATGGCGTATGCGCGCCAGGCGGCAATCGCTCTTGAAAATGCGCGCCATGTGCATGAATTGCGGCAACGTGTCCGTGAGTTGACGAACATTGCCACAGCCAGCGAGTTGTTGCGCGTCTCGACCGAGGTTGATGCGATTGCACAGGTGGTTTGCTACCAGGTACATGCGTTGACCGATATGGATTTTGTCTTCTTTGTTGATCCGCCGCAGGACAATCATGTGCTCCATATTCGGCACGTCGCCGGTGCGCTTCCAAGTTGGCTGCGTGATATCACGTTGCCGCTTCAAGCCGCACATTTAAGTGAAATGGTGGCGCAGTTGCAGGAGCCAAACGTCTTTCGCAATCCGCACAAACACCCGCTTCTCAAAGATTTTGTGCCGCCTCGTGTTGGGTATCTCGTGGTTGTTCCATTACGTGATACACAAGGTGAACTGGTAGGGGTGCTTGTCGCCGGCCAACTGCGTCGCCTGGATAACCGGTATCCTCAGTTTTCTGAGATCCACTATCACATGCTTACCGCACTGGCGGAGATGGCGGGCGCCGCCCTGGAACGTGCGCGTATGTTTGGCGATTTGGAGCAAGCCTACTTCGAGACGGTTCTGGCGCTGGTCAAAGCCATTGAATCGCGCGACCACTACACCGCCAGCCATAGCGAATTCATTGCCCATTTGGCGGAAGCCACCGCCCGCCAGATGGGCTTGCGTGAAGAAGAAGTGCGCCAGGTGTATTGGGCGGCGCTGTTGCACGATGTGGGCAAAATCGCCGTTCCCGACCACATTTTGCGCAAGCCCACGGCGCTGACTGATGAGGAATGGCGCATTATGCAAAAACACCCCGAATGGGGCGCCCGTATCGTTGAGCATATTCCACATTTGCAGCCAATCGCGGCGATTATTCGCGCGCACCACGAACGCTTTGACGGCCGAGGGTATCCCTTGGGCTTGCGCGATGAGCAAATCCCCCTGGCGGCGCGTATCATCGCCGTCGCAGATGCTTTTTCAGCAATGGTTGAAGACCGCGTGTACCGAAAATCGCGCCCGCTTGATGAAGCCCTCGCCGAATTGCGACGATGCGTGGGCACGCATTTCGACCCGCAAGTTGTGGATGTATTCGAGCGTGTGGTGCGCGAGTGGTACACTGCCGAAAAGCGTCAAAAGCGGCGTCTGGCGTGA